A window of Acinonyx jubatus isolate Ajub_Pintada_27869175 chromosome B2, VMU_Ajub_asm_v1.0, whole genome shotgun sequence genomic DNA:
GAAGACGGCTCTTTCAGAGTATTTGGAAAAGGTACTACCCAATTCCCTTCCCTGGCTCAGGTTACGGGAGTCCTTTAATTAGTCGCTTACTTGTGTCTTCGGGGAGTAGACTGGAAATGTTTCTGATACAGGATTGTTCTAAGACTGACTTTCCATAGACACAGTCAGCCTTTCCCCCCTCACCATGATGAAACTCAGCTTCAGTGGACTATTTCGGTGCGATCTGGTCTCCAGTTCCCAGGGCAGACACTGTGGAAGATGGGCTTTTCAGCAGGCTGTGGTGGAAACGACTCAAACTCGTGACTGGTCACAACGTGAGAAGCTTTCAAAGGAACACACGTGCCACCCTGCCACGGCAACTGCTCCTCTTTTAACCGTATCATTACTACTTTGTTCCCTCGCTCCTGGAAGAGTTTCTGATTTTCTGACACTTCCTTGCAGAGTGAAACTCTTTCCTGAGAGTGATTGCACCCTGTCTTATTTCCACCTGCGGCTTACTAGCTGATAGCCCATCAAAAGCAAGAGTGCTGGCACAGATCAGACACCAGCCAGCCTTGGGGAAGGCGCCAGAAAGGACAAAAGGGTACTGACAAGGCTGAAGCTGGGCATCAAGGACAGATTTCTACTCCTGAATTTTGCCTGCGTTTTGTCTCTGAAAATATGACTTCTAAAGCACTGCCGTATGGTTTATACGGCATGCCGGGATATTTAGAcacttttcctctttgtttccatttttttcccagcCCAGTGTAACAGCATTGTCTTTGGATTTGGGTCCGGGAATGACGAGTACACTCTTCCCTGTAGCAGCGGCTACACTGGAAACATtacagccaggtgccagccctcTGGGTGGCAGGTCCTCAGGGAGACATGTGTACACTCTCAGCTGGACGAACTGAAGAAGGTGAAGCGTGTCTGTCTCGTGTTTTGAATTTCACGGTGGGCATCCCCCAGTGAGCGTGGGCTAGGCGGTAGATAATATATCAATTTGTCTCAGTGGTTAGTGCACAGAGGTCGAGGGTGTTATCAGAGCCTGGCAACCCCAGGGAGTATGGGCATGGGTAGCAGAGTCCAGGTGGAAGCCGAGAGAGTCAGAACAAGTCAGAGTTGATGTTTCTAGTTGGGAGGGTGCTACAGAGGAATGAGTCAATGCTGAAGAGTTCTAAGATAGTAAAACAGCAACTAAGCTGCCCTTAGAAGTCCAGAAAGCCGGGGAATCAAAGATCTAAGTGAAGGTGTGAGTCAGAAGCTGTAAACTCAGTACAAGTGAGAGGATCACACATCAGAAACCTGGGCAGGGACTGGGTCAGCCAGGGGTGAACCATATACAATGACAGAGCTGCAATGGATCTCAAGGGCCATCTGGCTTATCAACCCGTTTTTGTTGATCAGGAATTGAAAGACTAAGAGGCTAATGGTCCCTCTGGTAGCAATAGCACTGAACTAAAAACGTGATCACTTGATATCCAGTCCTGGACTATGACTTCCACATGATGTTTCCTTAGAAAGCTTCAGGTCCTTAAGGCAAGGTGGATAGAAAGATGGAAGCAAATGGTGAGGGATTAGaactcaaggaaaagaaagaagggactCTGAGATCAGTTCACAGACACTATTTTGCAAATAGATGTCCATATTGAGCAGAACTTATCTCCCAGCCAGAGACCCTGCTATTGTAGATGAAACTCAGAATGATCTTTCTCAGAAGACTATAGAAAGTTTACTGCTTCCtttctgagttttctcatctgcaaactgGGGAGGGAGATTGGACCACATGGCTTCTGGAGTCTATCCTTGTTCTTGCCTTCTCTACATCGGTTCCAGACAGGGACCATAGCTGGGACTAGTCCCCTCCAAGTGTGAGGGCAGGCAGATCCCAGGTGCTTTGAGTAGAGAACAGCACTGTCAGTTGAggagagcaaaaaagaaaacagatgggaTCTGATTCCTGGGTTGACTTTGAACGGAAAGGAATATCCCTTCTTGGCTGCCTTTCGAGCTAGCTCAGTGTAGCGAAGGCAGAGGGGAGCctgaaggaagaagcaaaactccTGATCCAATGAAAAGTGTAGTCCTATCTCCACATATGTCCTTTTGCCTTCTCATCCCACAAGGATTTCTTGGCATTGTATGGTGGATATAACATAGGACTTAGTGCCAGTAGAGCCTACCTTTCCACTTCCCGCTGTGTAGTTTGGAAAGTCACCAAATCTCACTGAATATCAGTTTCTGTATAATCAGggtaaaaatgtatatgaaacaCAAGCATTTGTTGTTCTCTAGAACCTAACCATTTTTATTCCTAGAATTTCAGTGTGATCGCAGGCAATGCCACTGAGGCAGCTGTGTCATCCTTGGTGCGAAATCTTTCAGTCGTCATTCGGCAAAACCCATCAACTACAGCTGGCAATCTGGCTTCAGTGGTGTCCATTCTGGACAACATCTTGTCTCTGTCACTGTCAAGTCATTTCAAGGTGTCCAATTCAACCATGGAGGTATGGTCTGCCTGTGCTAGAAGAactccctgtatttttttttttttaagtttatttatttaacccgagaggttggggagggggagagagagagagagagagggaaagaaagaatccctgATGTGGGGCATGGTCTccttaactgtgagatcatgacctgagcctaaaccaagaatgggacacttaactgacggagtcaccTAGGCATCCTAAGAATTCACCTTAGGTGTGCTCCGTCTCTTAGGAAGAATGATAAAAGCCTGAGTTGAAGACCCACCATTGAAAAAGACcaaagaggggcgtctgggtaactcagtcagttaagcgtggattcttgattctggctcaggtcacagtctctcaggccccacatcaggctctgtgctgacggtgtggagcctgcttgaaatttcctctctcctctctctctgccctttccccactcgtgttctctctctctctccctctctctctctctcaaaataacctttgggaaaaaaagactgaagagtCATGTAACAGTCTTTGTATGAGCTTTACTGCTTCCTCCACAGTGTACAATGAAGTCACGGGATTGATTATGTGAGTTCAAAGAGGGGCTGCCTCTAGGCAGGCTTAGAGGAAGGAATGAGCCTCTCCACTGTGTGGCACAGGTGCCAACTTTCTCCTGTCTTTGCAGTTATCTTTCCTGTGGCTAAAAGCTCTAATTTTAgtagtatatattttaagaacTCCCTCATTTTGACCGGGGAATTCAAGGTTTAGtttggatatttaatttttttttaacatttgtttatttatttattttttaaaaattttttaacatttatttatttttgaggcagagagagacagagcatgaacgggggaggggcagagagagagggagacacagaatcggaagcaggctccaggctctgagacatcagcccagagcccgatgcgggctcgaactcacggaccgcgagatcctgacctgagctgaagtcggacgcttaaccgactgagccacccaggcgcccctggtttggatatttaaaaattagtttaagggcacctgggaggctcagtcggttaagtgtctgacccttgatttggctcaggtcatgatctcatggttgtgagatcaagccccatatcaagcACTaggctgggcatggaacctgcctaggttctttctctcttcctctccttctgtgcCTCCCCTTCGagcgtgcacatgctctctctctctcaaaaacaaacaaacaaacaaataaaaattagcttAAAATTTATGCAAGTAAAACTTGCTTACTAAGAAATGCAAatggacaaaaaataataataaagatatgtAATCTGGTCACCCTAGAATAGCCATTGCTTACATTTTAGGTATCACCTCAGTGCctagaaaatgacaaaatgacaaGTAGCACAtagaaggtactcaataaatatctcttAACTAAATGTCCTTCCAACCATTTTGGATACATGCATTGTGTATGTTAAAGTACATAATATTTTACACAACTGGATTATAGAATGGATATGTCAGAGatgacattaaatataaataggttAAACTCCCTGAATCAAAGGAAAGatgctcaaaaaaatttttttttaaagcctggcTTTGTGCTGTTTACTAGAAGCCAGCTAAaacaaaatgacataaaaattttaaaaataaactgaagagcACAGAACAggcaaacagaaaccaaaagaagGCAGAGGTTCCAAGGGGCAGTACAAGAAGCATGCTATGGGACTCAGGgccagaagccacagagggccCATTTAGGGTGAGACTCAGAGTGACAATGCCTGGGGCATTGACAATGCCTGGGAACCTGAGCCATAAGCCAGAGACACGGTCCACCTTTCAAGGGCTTGTTAGGAAAAGGAATCTCTTAAACTAAGACTGACACTTAAAACCCACAATAATTCCATGCTTCCTGGTTGCTTGTCCAGTTTTTAAggatttttactttatattctcTTCTATTAAATGGTCATAAACACACATGGATTAAAACTTGAACGTCCATGACATGAATTTAGAACTTCTGATGTTAGCAAAAGAAACATAATGTTGGAGAGCAGTTCAAAATAACATCTTACTCCTTGAGCCTCAGCTGAACTATTAATAAGGCAGCCATGTTGGTCATCTCTGAGGACAGAAATGGGCCCTGCTGCAACCCACATCACAGGATTCTTTGTCAGCCATGCTGGATCCCCAGTGTGCATATGAATGCCCTGGGGAGATCACTCTGAGACTTATATGATTCTGCTGACCCAAGTTTCTTAACCCAAAGCTTCCACCGTGCAGAGCAACTAAGCTGATTATTGCTGATGAATTTGAATGTGGTCCTCAACCAAGTCAACTCTCTGGGCATTTGTActatactttttgaaaaaaaaaaatttttttttttttgcattatttatttttgagagacagaaagaggcagagcacgagtgggggaggggcagagagagaaggtgacacagaatccgaagcaggctccgggctctgagctgacagcacagagcccgaggcagggctcgaactcacaaaccatgagatcatgacctgagccgaagttggatgctcaaccgactgagccacccaggcgcccccgcaatTGTAGTATACCTAATATTCTAATGACTCTCTGCTCTTAGTCCTCTGAACTGCTTATTCAAAATGCAAACCGACTTTCATCCTTGTATTTCAGGATGTCATCAGTATTGCTGACCACATCCTTAATTCAGCATCAGTAACCAACTGGACGGTGTTACTGCAGGAAGAACAGCATGCCAGCTCACGATTACTGGAGACACTGGAAAACATCAGCAGCCTCGTACCTTCGACAGCTCTGCCCCTGAGTTTCTCTCGGGAATTCATTCACTGGAGAGGGATTCCAGGGTTCCAAAGCCAACTTGAGATGGGTTACAGCTATGAGGCTAAAATATCGCCCCCAAATACTTCCATTCCCATCAGAGGCCATGTGTTAATTGGGTCAGACCAATTCCAGGGGTCCTTTCCAGAAACTATTATCAGCATGGCCTCGTTGACCCTGGGGAATATTCTATCCATTGCCAAAAATGGAAATGCTCAGGTCAATGGGCCAGTGATATCCACGGTTATCCAAAACTATTCCATAAATGAAATTTTCCTGGTTTTTCCCAAGACAGAGTCAAATCTGAGCCAGCCTCACTGTGTGTTTTGGGATTTCAGGCATTTGCAATGGAACAATGCGGGCTGCCACCTAGTGAATGAAACTCCAGACACGGTGACGTGCCAATGTACTCACCTGACCTCCTTCTCCATACTGATGTCACCCTTTGTCCCCCCTGCCATCATCCCCTTTGTGAAATGGATCACTTTTGTGGGACTGGGCATCTCCATCGGAAGTCTCACCTTATGCCTAATCATTGAAGCTCTATTTTGGAAGCAGGTCAAGAAAAACCAAACTTCCTACACGCGCCATATTTGCATGGTGAACATAGCCTTGTGCCTCCTGATTGCTGATGTTTGGTTTATCGTTGCTGCCACTGCAGACTCCACAGTAAGCTTTTCTGGAGTCTGCATAGCTGCAGTGTTTTTTATGCACTTTTTCTACCTCTCCTTGTTCTTTTGGATGCTCATGCTTGGCATCCTGCTAGCTTATCGGATCCTCTTTGTGTTCCATCACATGGGCCTGCATTTGATGATGGTTTTCGGGTTCTGCCTGGGCTATGGGTGCCCTCTCATCATATCTGTCATCACCATTGCCGTCACGCAACCTGGCAATGGCTACGAAAGGAAAGACGTGTGTTGGCTTAATTGGTCTGATAAGAGCAAACCCCTCTTGGCCTTTGCTGTTCCTGCACTGACTATTGTGGTTGTGAATTTGGTTGTGGTGCTATTAGTTCTCACAAAGCTCTGGAGGCCCACTGTTGGAGAAAGGCCGAGTCAGGACAACAAGGCCACTATTGTCCGCATGGGGAAGAGCCTCCTCATCCTGACCCCTCTGCTGGGGCTCACCTGGGGCTTTGGCATAGGAACAATAGTGGACAACCGGAATCTGGCTTGGCATGTTATTTTTGCATTACTCAATGCATTCCAGGTAAGAACAATAAGAATAACTTCTTATATCATCAGGTGATGGGAAtaattatagagaactgaggTTGGTGATACCACTCTGGAGGCTATGTCCTCTCCTGGCCCCACCAGGTCTGTAAACCAACAATGCCTGGCAACAgtgaatagaaaacaaacaaacaaaaggatcCATATTTTCCAAGAGTTATTCTTATACTGAAGCAGACTATTAGACTTCTTCAGTAATCCATCCcaggattttaatttttgagagagagacagagcgtgagtggcagaggagcagagagagagggagacacagaatctgaagcagcttccaggctctgagctgtcagcacagagcccgatgcggggcttgaactcatgaaccatgagatcacgccccgagccaaagtcggacgcaaCCGACtgaagtcacccaggcacccctccatcccAGGATTTTAAATCTGTTTGAGTTCATATAACTAACGTTAATCCCTCTTGCTGCTGAGTCAGTCCCCTTTCTCTTGGGCAGACCTCTCTGCAAAAGcacacagggaaagggaaagaaatcaagagtGTTTGTTGACTCTGCATGGTGCAAAGGAAGTCTCTAGAGCATGACAGAGCAGGACCTGGCAAACTGTAGCCAgctctgtttttgtaaataaagttttattggaagacAGCCACACCAGTTTGTTTAGATACGGTCTGCGGCTGCTTTCTTTACACTGGCAAAGCTGAGCAGTTGCGATAGTAtgacctgcaaagcctaaaacatGTCCTCTCTGGCTTTTTCCAGAAAAAGTTGGCCTACCCCTGCTGCAAAGCATGGGTTTTACATTCCACAACCAGAGAGTGGTCAGAGAGTAGGTAGACAAAGTAATCTTTAGGATTTGATGAGTCTGGAAGAGAGCCTTTAATCCTGGTTTGACGAAAATTTGCTGGTCCCCTCTGGACAATGATTTGGGAAGGTGGTGGTTAAACATTTGAGCTCTGTACTTAAAgaggtctcagctcaaatatgTCACGTTATCAACTGTGAcccataaaaaaattatttaatctctctttcaATTCTTTCATCTGTTAAACGGATAATATCATTACCTGTATCATAAAGTagatgtgaagattaaatagCATAAGTTagctcttagcacagtgcctggcacatagcagatgctAATACGTCTTCTAAAAGCAAGTGGTTTTCCACCTATGTTAGCATACTGGTGAATGTTTTCAGTGGTGGGACAGATGGCAAACCTCGAAAGCACGGACCTAATGGTGACGGGCTTAGGGAGCTCCTGTTGAGGGCAGACCCATGGTGATATGCTGTGTGAACAGGCACCAGTTGAGGGTGCTCTGACAGGGAAGAGGATTCCAAGGTACAAGAAAGCCTCTTCCAGGGGTTCCCCAAGGGTGGACTTGATGGAAAGGGTGCAGATAAAGGTCCTCCGTTTGATCATAGGGTTGGACCTCAATGCCCACTGCCATCATAAATGTttagtcaatgtttatttaatgcCTATTCTAAAGAAAGACTAAGATATAGAGGCAAATGGAAGTGATTTGTATTGGGTTTAGGATGACACAAGGGGGAAAAGACATCTCGGCACgcatttaaaactttattcactcacttctttatacattcgacacaaatatttttgagggCTTGTGTTATGCCAGGCATTGGGGAGTGACCCAGGgtccttgccttcaaggagcCCACTGTCTAGTAGgaagacagacaagaaaacaACTTCCATGTTGGGTGATAGAATAGTATTACATATCAGTGCttcatttttctggaaaagataaGACCATGCACgtgatctattcttttttttttttttttagggttttttcaTCTTATGTTTTGGAATGCTCTGGGATAGTAAGGTATGtgtgttcatttctctctttatctctttcttcttctaatcCAGGCATCCAACCCAATAAGATTTCTGGGCTCTTATTCACAATAGAGGTGAGACCCTGGGTAATTTTGTAAtcaaattctataattttataaaaggtaGACTCAGGAAGACTCAGTGGAAATACTCACCTCTGATAATAAAACTATATAGAACTAATCACAACATACAATGTGAACATTGTAGACAAAAAAGGgaaattgtttttacttttcattttgctgcATTTATCCACCTTTTGGCAGTCATTGAAGAGCGAAAGTACTTTCAGGAAGgttgaattttctgtttctcctcgATTAAATGTATGCATTTACTTAGAACATGCTGAAAGAAGTATCTCCTCCCAtatttctagagttttatatggtaaatattaaatagcctttaacattaaataaaatctctaaTGAAAGACAACCAATGTGAGCAAAAGATTATGGAAAAAATTTTATATCAacttgtttcattattttgcccAAGCTTTGAGCAAGTCTGTTGAGAGACGTAAAGACAGTAAGCTAAGCGATATGGACTTTGTTTTAATAAGAagataagaatattttataattagcaCAATTTTAGCACATACACAAAATCCCTGTTTACAGAGAAGCAATTTGCTGTTCTTGAGGAGACTAAATAATTCTCTTAATGGCATCATTCACATGGTCAGGAAAGTCTTTACTTCAAAGATAAATTTCAACTTAGCAATTATTATAAATTACTATTGCCTAGGATCTGAATTATGACGGCTTTTGGTACTGTTGTTCTTTGTTGAATCTTAGATTTGTTTATAGGTAAAGCAAACAAATATAACAAATCCTTTCATCAGATAGCCATGGTTAAGGTCTATTAAGCACTTCCGGGAAATACCTCTAGTAAACAACAATTCCAATCTGTAGTTTTGTTCTGGATTTGTCTTTTATGATTGAATATGTGCCTGTCTTCAATATTTCTTTGTTGCCTTATAGCTGCGACAATTGCTGTTCAACAAATTGTCTCCTTTAAGCTCTCAGAAGCAAGCATCAAAGGTAATCATCTGCTGCCATGAGTCCAATGCCTGAAGTTCCGGTTTCATACTTTTCTCTGTGTGCCATTTTACAGCAAGCCCTTTTGCTTAACCCCTTGAGTTTGTGGCACCATTATATTTCTGTTATCTGGCATGGTTCCTAGCACAGCGTCAATACTCATAAAGTTGAGTGAGTGAgacaatgaatgagtgaatgaatgaatgagtgtatAGATGAGTGAATGAGAAGGCAGGGAAAGTTACAAAGATGTTCAAGCACTGAGGTCTGTGGGTGTTCTTGTGGGCAACTACCTTTGAGCAACCATTTGCTTTAGTCTGACTTGTCTGCCAATATCTTGAGTCAGTGAGAC
This region includes:
- the ADGRF1 gene encoding adhesion G-protein coupled receptor F1 isoform X1, which codes for MKFRMLWLISFFTLTDGGEGFLGRNEGMKTKRGLTVNKKNHPGSVQEYELLLQVAYRDSKEKRHLKNFLKLLKPPLLWLHEPMKIISAKATTYCGHQNGVLQCSCEDGYSWFPPSCLDPQKCYLHTAGALQSCDCYLNNLTQSLSFCERAKVWGTFKINERFTKDLLNSSSPSYSKYTTGIEIQLKEAFKRIQDFESVHVTQFRHYRDGSIIAGFEVVGSSSTSELLSAIEQVAEKVKAGLRKLFPLEDGSFRVFGKAQCNSIVFGFGSGNDEYTLPCSSGYTGNITARCQPSGWQVLRETCVHSQLDELKKNFSVIAGNATEAAVSSLVRNLSVVIRQNPSTTAGNLASVVSILDNILSLSLSSHFKVSNSTMEDVISIADHILNSASVTNWTVLLQEEQHASSRLLETLENISSLVPSTALPLSFSREFIHWRGIPGFQSQLEMGYSYEAKISPPNTSIPIRGHVLIGSDQFQGSFPETIISMASLTLGNILSIAKNGNAQVNGPVISTVIQNYSINEIFLVFPKTESNLSQPHCVFWDFRHLQWNNAGCHLVNETPDTVTCQCTHLTSFSILMSPFVPPAIIPFVKWITFVGLGISIGSLTLCLIIEALFWKQVKKNQTSYTRHICMVNIALCLLIADVWFIVAATADSTVSFSGVCIAAVFFMHFFYLSLFFWMLMLGILLAYRILFVFHHMGLHLMMVFGFCLGYGCPLIISVITIAVTQPGNGYERKDVCWLNWSDKSKPLLAFAVPALTIVVVNLVVVLLVLTKLWRPTVGERPSQDNKATIVRMGKSLLILTPLLGLTWGFGIGTIVDNRNLAWHVIFALLNAFQGFFILCFGMLWDSKLRQLLFNKLSPLSSQKQASKQNSTDVSAKPKFPKPFNPLQHKGIYALSHMGESSNDIMLTQFLSTE
- the ADGRF1 gene encoding adhesion G-protein coupled receptor F1 isoform X2 yields the protein MKFRMLWLISFFTLTDGGEGFLGRNEGMKTKRGLTVNKKNHPGSVQEYELLLQVAYRDSKEKRHLKNFLKLLKPPLLWLHEPMKIISAKATTYCGHQNGVLQCSCEDGYSWFPPSCLDPQKCYLHTAGALQSCDCYLNNLTQSLSFCERAKVWGTFKINERFTKDLLNSSSPSYSKYTTGIEIQLKEAFKRIQDFESVHVTQFRHYRDGSIIAGFEVVGSSSTSELLSAIEQVAEKVKAGLRKLFPLEDGSFRVFGKAQCNSIVFGFGSGNDEYTLPCSSGYTGNITARCQPSGWQVLRETCVHSQLDELKKNFSVIAGNATEAAVSSLVRNLSVVIRQNPSTTAGNLASVVSILDNILSLSLSSHFKVSNSTMEDVISIADHILNSASVTNWTVLLQEEQHASSRLLETLENISSLVPSTALPLSFSREFIHWRGIPGFQSQLEMGYSYEAKISPPNTSIPIRGHVLIGSDQFQGSFPETIISMASLTLGNILSIAKNGNAQVNGPVISTVIQNYSINEIFLVFPKTESNLSQPHCVFWDFRHLQWNNAGCHLVNETPDTVTCQCTHLTSFSILMSPFVPPAIIPFVKWITFVGLGISIGSLTLCLIIEALFWKQVKKNQTSYTRHICMVNIALCLLIADVWFIVAATADSTVSFSGVCIAAVFFMHFFYLSLFFWMLMLGILLAYRILFVFHHMGLHLMMVFGFCLGYGCPLIISVITIAVTQPGNGYERKDVCWLNWSDKSKPLLAFAVPALTIVVVNLVVVLLVLTKLWRPTVGERPSQDNKATIVRMGKSLLILTPLLGLTWGFGIGTIVDNRNLAWHVIFALLNAFQGFFILCFGMLWDSKLRQLLFNKLSPLSSQKQASKNSTDVSAKPKFPKPFNPLQHKGIYALSHMGESSNDIMLTQFLSTE